The following coding sequences are from one Tistrella mobilis window:
- a CDS encoding VOC family protein, producing the protein MTTTAQPSAAERAAAFGLHSLTPHLVCAGAAAAIDFYKAAFGAEELMRLPAPDGSILHACIRVNGSSVMLVDENRGCGLSGPKALGGTAVTLHLVVDDVDAAVDRAIAAGAVVVMPVADQFWGDRYGVIADPFGHQWSLATPGEPKSPEELAEAAAAAIGGA; encoded by the coding sequence ATGACCACGACCGCGCAACCATCGGCGGCCGAACGTGCCGCGGCCTTCGGGCTCCATTCGCTGACCCCCCATCTGGTCTGCGCCGGTGCGGCGGCGGCGATCGACTTCTACAAGGCCGCCTTCGGCGCCGAAGAGCTGATGCGGCTGCCGGCCCCGGACGGGTCGATCCTGCATGCCTGCATCCGGGTCAACGGCTCGTCGGTGATGCTGGTCGACGAGAACCGCGGCTGCGGCCTTTCCGGCCCGAAGGCGCTGGGCGGCACCGCCGTCACCCTGCATCTGGTGGTCGACGACGTCGATGCGGCGGTCGATCGCGCGATCGCCGCCGGGGCGGTGGTGGTGATGCCGGTCGCCGACCAGTTCTGGGGGGATCGCTATGGCGTGATCGCCGATCCCTTCGGCCATCAATGGTCGCTGGCGACGCCGGGCGAGCCGAAATCGCCCGAAGAACTCGCAGAAGCGGCTGCAGCGGCGATAGGGGGTGCGTGA
- a CDS encoding DUF1428 domain-containing protein has protein sequence MGYVDGFVAAVPTTAREAFRAHAEAAAVVFRENGALGVTECWGDDVPEGEVTSFPMAVQRRPDETVVFSWILWPSKEVRDAGMAKVMADPRLQPEVMLMPFDGKRVIFGGFVPIVQA, from the coding sequence ATCGGTTATGTCGACGGGTTCGTCGCGGCGGTGCCGACCACCGCCCGCGAGGCGTTTCGTGCCCATGCCGAAGCGGCAGCGGTGGTGTTCCGCGAGAACGGCGCGCTGGGCGTGACCGAATGCTGGGGCGACGACGTGCCCGAGGGCGAGGTGACCTCGTTCCCCATGGCCGTGCAGCGGCGCCCGGACGAGACGGTGGTGTTCTCGTGGATCCTGTGGCCGTCGAAAGAGGTGCGCGATGCGGGCATGGCGAAGGTCATGGCCGATCCGCGCCTTCAGCCCGAGGTGATGCTGATGCCCTTCGACGGCAAGCGGGTGATCTTCGGCGGGTTCGTCCCCATCGTTCAGGCCTGA